In Lolium perenne isolate Kyuss_39 chromosome 5, Kyuss_2.0, whole genome shotgun sequence, the sequence gGGAGGGagcggcacgcctccggcgcttaggttccagccggcggggacacggtagcccggtgggcaagggtagttcgaggcgcaaagctcctccacctgctggtaggttagagtgggtgcggtggaagccatgagagagtgatgagagattgtagagatgtgatagtgctggccaagccgggctacatatatgtagtgagaaatggcgggaaaaatgtgagcgggaagacaggaggcgggagaaagtggcgggaagacaggaggcgggaagaaagtggcgggaagaaactgGCGGGAAGAACttggcgggaagaaatggcgggaacagaggaatccagagctggtcatctaacctttagtcccggctggtgggtgcaaccgggactaaaggtggttttgtatcatctaactggcgggaagaactggcgggaagacgggccgggaagaacttgtgggaagacaaaggcggccgggaagaactggtggggaGCGGGGGGCGAGAAGACAGATGAGGGAAgaaattggatttttctgatttttctgatatattatttgtatttttaacattttgaaatgaattagttttatttttcttatttttgtgatatattatttgtatttttaacattttgaaatgaattagttctattttctgaattttttgatatattatttgtatttttaacattttgaattgaattagttttatttttcttaatttttgatatattatttgtatttttaagattttgaaatgaattagttttatttttctgaattttttcatatattatttgtattttgaataatttgaattgaattagttttatttttctgaattttttgattattatttgtatttttaagaatttgaattgaattagttttatttttctgaattttttcatatattatttgtattttgaagaatttgaattgaattagttttatttttctgaattttttgatatattagttgtatttttaagaatttgaattgaattatttttatttttctgaatttttcatatattatttttattttgaagaatttgaattgaattagttttatttttctgaattttttgatatattatttgtatttttaagaatttgaattgaattagttttattttctaaatttttccatatattatttgtattttgaaGATTAAGAAATTAAAAGAATTttaaaaaatacctttagtcgcggttggcctggccaaccgcgactaatgggtgtTTCGGCGGGAACCGCTGGAATTCGGTGaaaacacctttagtcgcggttggtgtggccaaccgtgactaaagggtaccctttagtcgcgggtcgcctccccaaccgcgactaaaggggggctaTAAATACGCGCGCGGTGCTTGAGCGGCCAGTTCCTCTTCTCCGCGCGAACGAGCTCTGCAGCGAAGCCCTGCCCGCCCCGCCGATCGaccgcgccgccgtcgccccgttcctcacgccgccgtcgccgtcgctcctcacgccgccgtcgccgcgcccgAGCCGCCGACCGCGCGCTCCCCGTTTCTTCGACCACCGCCGTACGTCTCGCCGTTTCGACGCTAACGACGCCGCCCGATCTCGCGCGCTGCCGCCGTTCTCGCGCAGCAGCGCGCGCCGTGCTTGCCGGCGCCACCGCGCACCCCCATGCGCAGCGCCGCCGCTGTTCCGCCAAAGACGACCGCCGCGCGCACCAGAGCCGCgtctggagagagagagagggcgcgGGGAGCGCCAGTACACGGCCGGCGCCCCTGCCTCTctcgtttttttgttttttttgtttttttaacttaACAAATAAATAATTAACTTAACGAAAAAATAACTTAATATGAATTAGTTATTTTAGTTATTATCAAAATGTCAGCAAATTTATAATATTAACAAAAAATGAAACTTAATAATGACGTCAAACGAAACCGGTACCCCGCGCGGCGCCGcccccgccccctccgtatacgcgcggggtttttttgttttttttaagagatagagagagagagccatgcatgcacacaccgaccccgcgcgtatacggagggggtgtGGTGAGGGCCACCgcccctctctctcttttttttacaaaaacaaaaaatttaACTAAGTTTTTTTAATTTAAATTGTAACTTAATTAAATTGTAACTTAATTAAAGTGTAAcaaaaaaaacttagttacaaactcaaaaaaccctctcccaccccttcctcgccccccTCCTACGTAGTACcctcgctccgcctcctcctACTCCGCCTTCGACCTCCtaatacgcgtcccccctctcgcctccctcgccgccctctctctttatatgtagaagagatgtgataatgttgGCATATAtacaattaattagtttttactacatgttttcaggactgacatatggcggacgatagagctgacccaatTATGGCGAACTATAATCAGGAAGCTGAAGAACATATAATGGGCATCATAGCCGGCGATGTTGtttatgtgccgaccgaacaagatgaagaagatgatatctcttcttatctgaaccttgacggtcaagatgaaggccgtcagcGAGATGAtgacgaagaaacgtcgataaacgacgatcttcaattgcatGTAGCAACCACCggcgatgtatatatatatattgagcctttggtgatacaaatttactgatttaaataaatatgtgtgtactaatgcgcgcgactctctttcttattttagccctcggccggatcgtcgaaacaatcgagtacgtcgtcaaagcgtggcgcaaccaagacgctgaaaccaggagaaacatataccatcgaggttgtcgacagtgcaaccggcaggccgctggagccccacaagaactccaccaagtttatcaaccaatgcggagccgttgttagagataaCGTCCCAATcaccgtcagccgacgccgccccccaattcacctccggcgggtaagcagccgccgcccccagtccgcctcgggcgggtaagcagacgtcgccccccaatccacctccggcgaagaagcagaagcagtcctgggttattaacccgaacCCTTATGTACCTAGGACCACAAGGGTACcgaagccatcactgaagcctctccccacaaggccttgggaacgtactcccgaggaagtcgacgcggccgcgactgctgattatgagaaatggaaggcggaatacaaggcgaaaagagagcctgcgcccaagccagtatattctgacaagcaaaaggagtgggctaagtcatttctaAGCACAccatcccaagccgcgaagaatctgcctgaagactatgcacgtgaacttcgtaagcaAGCACTCAtattcaaggagaagaaagagttggcggagaagaaagccttggaggccgagaaagaattattAGAAAGTAAaataagcgggaaacgagttgcccagctaggggaacaaagtaaacaatcgatccccccgctcatagtgaaagccgccggtccggatgctgaactaatggacccaacaatcatagcagctgcggcaacacatggattgactgtagcgggtgccagagaacaagcggcccagatgggtatgactcttcgtgcaatgttaggccttgaggaggcgctGGTGagtgaggtagtaattacatatgtgccgaatgggcctctcgtcgagcctgcgcaggaagaggatctacctccacaaatgaaaaatcTGCTAATTTGGTACAAGGGttgcataaaaaataaaaacgccaaagaatatatttatgcggaagttagacatgagcatcacttcaaacattactatgtaacaattcatcggagtgaattgttccagctgttcaatctgcgcgagctcgacaaatctatcatcagttgctacgttctgtaagtgatttatttctacctcatctcgttcattgcctgcactatatatatatatatatatatatatatatatatatatatatatatatatatatatatatatatatatcctaactatcttgttgtgtatgcTATTATTCAGAATGAAGCTTACGGaatgcagaataaggaacatccatgatgttgggttcattgacccacacatccttAATGGATACGTGTTAAAacgtcaccccgccgacgtggaggaagacctgtggcagtttctttcaaagcaggaactcaaaagtgatattctatttccttaccattttgggtgagtgtttctgtcttgagcacattctcttttgtttactccatgcatggtatgtggctgatcgatgagttatgcatgactgtgcatgtatcgtgtccgcaggttccactggattctgctagtaattcaatttcacaaaTCCACAGTTctcatccacgactctctgaatctggatgcaaagctttgggccaacatgagaaaaatgatgcagaagtaattattttcattcatttgcgctctatatcgatcggcctatttcgttcatttcctaatatcaagtaactaataactctcttgtttatttaattttctttgcctcgtattgTTTGGAGACGGTACgtagatacaaaggtcggtgaattccaaaaagagctacaatttaaaaggtCAACCCCTGGgaatggggatattcagccaaaggggaccaatctatgtggatactatgtttgtgagatgatccgtgtgataacaatgtcaagaggaataacctccggaagatgcttagtccagaagctcgcttccgaccacttcaagaggaactagctggacggTTCGTGAGgcaagtcatcgatcctaaaggagaacactatgtagagaacgtagaacttcatatgcactaaattatgtatggaaacttgttcaaaattgtatatggtcatccgatattgaatatatatatatattctatattcctcttgaattcttttttgttctaattttaaatttgtttgaaattgtacattcatatgtatgtatgtagtaccgtagaatatgtgaaactccttcaaaattaaaataaaacacaaaagaaataaaacaatacaaattaaaaagaaaccaggtttTTAAGGCAATGAAATGTTCTTACGATGTGCACGCGGGAATAATTTATGCATTTCTTTACATATCACCGAATGGTTATGTTAATTTTTCTCAAATGCTTCAAAATATGTTAACCTCTTTACCGACTTGTTACTAGTTTGTTTACCTTGTTGATATTGTAAAACTAGTTATATATTGGCATATAGCTAGGTTGCTATCACGTAGTTGCATATCGAGAGAACCTGTATATTGTCGCTAATTTATTAAGAAGAATATAAAAATGTATATTCGCTCATTCAAGCCCCCCTCTAGAGCTCCTTGATTTTTTGAGAGCACAAGTAGCCTCGTTAAGTATATGATAGAGAGGAAGTAGACATTGTACACTACTTCAGTACAACGGTAAGAGAATGAAATGGTGGTGGCGGAACAACGATTAAGCCATCAgaggtgccccccccccccccccccccttccgaAGAACAGTATTGTTAAATTTAGTTGGACCAGATGTGCATGGGACCTTGACAGTATGCATCAACtattcaagtttttttttttttactttttcatTGCAGAATAGTTTAATCTTCACTTTTGTTTAGTACACCGTCCATTCGGAAATAAGTGACTCAACTTTATCTAGTTATGGATGTATCAACACACTGAAATACAATACGCCGGAACGTGTATTTTATCCATGGAGCCCGGTTTCTTAAATAAAAACGTAATTTAAAAGTTTCAAATAATTTAAAAGAAAATACCTAGATGTGGTCAACTATATACACTATGATGGTGCAAAATGCCCATTGCTACTGGGTCAAATCTGGTGCGAGTTTGTCTCAGAAGTACCAGGAGTCATGTCTGGTGGATACCGTATTCTAGCTCTCTTCCTTACCCTTATCCACAGTCGCTGGGTCTAGCCTCCCGCGCCTTCATCCCCGGCTGCCAAGGTGGTCGGCGGTGGGTGAGAGGGGGCCTAAATTTGTACTAGGGTTGCTCGGCGTTTTGCCGTTCTGGAATTTCTCGTCAGAGTTTGCGGGCCGCATCCGGCGGTCGGTTGGCTCCTCCCCCAgctggtttccttggtggagacTGTGTAGTGGTGGTGGATTTGGCCGGAGCTCCCTCAATAAGCTCATTTATGGACCTTAAAATCCTTTTCTTGCTGCCATGGTGGGAGAAGAAGGGAGGTGGAAGAGCGGTGGATTTCATTGTTGTGCCTGGTGGATCTCCAGCTACTCCCTGTTCTGTTGCATTGTGGATCCAGTGGAGTGAAGGGGGGCATGCCTGCTTCTTTTTTGTTCCGGCTTTGGCTGGCATTCTTCATAGACCCGAGGTCAAGAAGAGCATGGGGCTTTCCTGGCTGATATGCGTCATCAGCCAATCAGATCCCGCTTCATCGGGTGGTTCTTGCGGCTCACAAAGCAGCAAGTGTGATGGTGCTCCTCTTGATCTCGATCTGGAAGCCGGTGATCTTATCCTGTTCCGGCTATGATGGGATTTGTCACAACAGAGGAAGAAAGAAGAAACAAGAGTTGTCCAGGGGCTTCATTTTAATTCTTAGGTTCTTTAAGTGGCTATGAGTTTTCAGGTGGGACAGCTGTATAGATAGTTTTTGGGTGTGCTCGTACTTGTATTCATAACAATAATACATAGTTGGTACACATACAAGCAACTGAACACATGGAGAATACACACAGTTGTATCGCTGCAAACGGCCACCACCGCAACTACCAAGCACACACATCCCTCGccgtcaccaaagaagaaaaGCACCAGTAGTTGGTCCACTCATTGACGCTGGAGAAGCCCCTAGCCATGAGGCGTTGATGAGCCACAATAGCCACCAGCCCCGTAAGACTGGATCTAGCCCGATAAGGAACATCGGCCGGAGGAGCCCTCCGAGCCTCTTCAACGCCGGATCCGGGGCCAGCGCCACCCCGCCATTTACGCGGCCAGATCCCCCACCGTCTTCCGCAAGCACGCAACAGTCAAAACCACCGCATTCCAAGAGCAGTTCATCCCCGCCACCACGCCACCACGCAACGTTAGATCGAAACCACCCCAACAGCTTGGACTCCACAAGCCTCTCGCTGGCGTCAGCAACACCTCCGACGAGAAGGAGCATGGACTGGGAGACCATTATTTCTAGAAGCACCATCAACATCTGCTCCACCATGACGTTGACAGAGGAATACCTAGAACTGAAACACACACAGACGAGAATCAGACCTCCCCTCCCCCTCGCGATGCCTGGACAGCAATCGGAGGGGAAGGGGAGCGACTGAATCGCCGACGAGAGTTGCTGGAGTTGGCCTGGAATCGCCGCTCGTGTGGTTGTTCTGTTCTTTGCTCGTATATGTTCTTGTATAAGTATGTTGATGGTATGTATACCAGTATTTCCTTGAAAAAAATTATGGTGCAAACTTTCAATGTGAAATACTATTATAGGCtcaacaaaaaagacaaaatggaCAAATTTTGGAAGAAAAAAGAAGTGACACTGTTCATGCTCCCAGATCTGGATTTTTGTTATTTTCTCCGAGGGCAGAACACAATTTATTTCATATTGAAAATCCACATACGGGTAGAATAAATCATAGGATACACCCTGaaaacgttgaccaacgggggaatgatccctcccttggctatacgttgttaggtagGATGAGACTCTCCCCGCGGATGGACGCTAGGATGATAACCTGATTTATTCGCCCCTCCCTGCGAAATTACCGCGAGATGGggattcgaacccgggtgggctggctgcgcactcgcttGCCTTGCCACTGAGTTGGAACTCAGTTCTCATAGGATACACCCTGATATTTTTGTTGAAATAAGTTTGAAATAACGATCTCCATGGAGCTCGTATTCTAAAACAAGACACCCGTCTAGACTCTAGACACAATGATAATATTAAACGAAACTTCTGATACACATGATCATCAGAACTAGGTGAACGCGATATTGCACGATGGATGCAGTGTGTACCGTCCCCTAGTCCGACCAGCCACGGGCATGTGCGTTTGTGTTTCTTCctctcgtttttttttttttgggaaacTTCCTCTCGTTTTTGAGGGACTGTTTCTTGCCTTTTATTTTTTGATGGAGTATTTCTTGCCTTTTACTTATTTTTGAGCGAGTGTTTCTTGCCTTCTTGGTAGAACTTCCAAGATCCGCGGAAGGGGGTGCCGATGGCAAACCTGCAGGGAGAGACACGTGGCGTGCACAGATGAAACTCACTCGCATCGACGTTAACCACCACGTGCTCAGATTCAAAATTAACCGCAAGGCGCGCGCGGCAACCGTCGATCGCGTCCCTTTGTCCGGACGCGCGCCAACTCCCGCCCCTTCGCGCCGTATTTAAACCTCCTCTTCTCTCTCACCGTAATCCATACTCCATAGCCGCCATCCACTCGAGTGCGCCGCGCACACGACGCTCATTTCGATCCACCACCCTTACTTCCTTCCTCCGCCGGCGTTTGCAGTCCAGCGACTTAGACGCCATGGCTGCCGGCGATGACTTCGATGTCGACTCCTTCCTCAACCTCGACGGCATGGATGAAGAGACTACCGTGGGAGCCTCCGCCGGACCCCAAATGGATCCGGCGGCTCTCGTCCAGCCGCTACATCCGGTGGTGCTTGACGCGCCTTACATCCATCCCGGTGTCCACGTGACGGCGGCTGCCTCCGTTCAGGGGGAGCACCATCTGGCGCCGCCGGCGCCGATGCACCTCCAGCACCAGCAGCACTCTCCGGCGGCACTCATCCAGGGCCAGCAAATGTTTGGAGAGTCGCAGGCTTGCGACATAGCAGAGCTGCACCAGTTGATCGATGAGGCGTTGGCACGCGGCTTCGACGATGAAATACCGATGCCGGCGCCGATCGCTCACGTTCCGCACGACTTCCAGGCGGCGCCTTTCCACTATGTGCAGCACCCTCAGGATCCGGTGACGGCTCTCCTACACCAGCAAACCCTAGGCGAAGGCGATGCATCTGCCTTCGGCTTCCACGATCAAATGCCGATGCCGGCGCCCATCGCTCAAGGTCAGCACGACTTCCAGTTCCAGGCGGCACCTTCGGATTACGTGCAGCACCCTCAGCATCAGGATCCGGTGACGGACCTCCAACAGCAGCATATCCTAGGCGAGGCATCTGGCTACGGCTTCCAGGATCAAATGCCGATGCAGGCGAACATCGCTCAAGGTCTGCACGActtccaggccgcgccttccGACTACGTGCAGCACCATCAGGATCAGGATCCGATGACGGCCATCCAGCACCGGCAGATCCTAGGCGAGGCATCTACCTTCGGCTTCCACGATCAAATGCCGATGCAGGCGAACATCGCTCAAGGTCAGCACGGCTTCCAGGCGGGGCCTTCCGATTACGTGCAGCATCCTCAGCTGCCGGCGACGGCCGTCCTACCGCCGCAAGTCATAGGCGAGTCGCCCGCATTCGGCCTCCACGATCAAATCCTGGGCGACGCGTCGGCTTTCAACTTCCATGATCAACTGCTGATGCCGGCGCCCATCGCTGACGGCCAGCACGGCTTTCAGGCGGCGCCTGCCGATTACGTGCAGCATCCTCAGCTGCCGACGACGGCCGTCCTACCGCAGCAAGTCATAGGCGAGTCGCAGGTATTCGGCCTCAACGATCAATTGCTGGCCGACGCGTCAGCTGTCGGCTTCCATGATCAACTGCCGATGCTGGCGCCCATCGCCGACGGTCAGCACGGCTTCCAGGCGGGGCCTTCTGATTATGTGCAGCACCTTCAGGTGCCCGATGCGGACATCCAGAGCGAGCAGATCATATTCGAGGCGTCTGCTTATGGCTTGCAGGATCAACTGCCGACGCCGCCATCAGGAGGAAGCGAGGAAGATGTGTTCAGCCTTCCACCCATTGACGACAGCTCCGAGATGATGCAAGAGTACTTGATGGACAATGTTGCGGTGGAGTTTGTAAGCGACCAAGCAGTAAACCATGCTGGCGGTAGCGGCGCCACTGGCCTTATGGAGGACGAAATGGATTTCGTCCCGCTCTGGCCAGGGCGACTGGAATGTGACCACTGCCATGTCCTCGGGAAGATCAGGTCCCAGAGTGGTAAGCACACATGCGCTACATGATGTTTACATCTGCCACTCTTGTAGGACTACTGAAGCACTGATCGATCGCAAAATCATTTTTGTTTTTCGCAGAGACTCGACAAGTGTTTATCTTTCTCCACAGTGCGGCTGATGGAAGTATCCAACATGCTATCATGGAAATCAATTACCATGGCGACGACATCCAAGCCCCCAAGCTGTACATTGAGTAAGTGTGTCTTACACACGGAATAAAGTCTATATTTGTGGTTGCACATGAACTAACGGTGTGTTAATTCTCCATGAAATGCGTGCAGCAATACTAATGTATTTGTTCATTTTATGTTCCAGTTTCAGTCGGCAAACCCGCGAGTTTGTGCTCAACTTCATCCGGAACAAAGTTGAGTTGTTGAGGAAGGAGACGGGTGGTGCCGTGCTGGACTCCCACGAGGTCGCCCAGAACTCCAACATCAGTACGCCCCCAATTATCAACGACTTATACCAGCAAAAGGAACTCGCAATGCTGAACTTAATAAATTCCAAGAACCAAAATGGTTCAGCAAAccttatgttttgtacatattctGAGCACACAGACCATTGTGTATGAACCATGCAATTCATTCTAATTGTAACATATGCTGCAGTTGAAGcaccgccgccatcaccacctcaAGATGCTGAGCCGTCCATGGAGGCCACTGCAGACAACAACGTGATCGTGAATGGATTACCAGAGCCTCCCGTTTTTCAGTCCTTTGATGAGGATCAGGAAAATCAGCCCAGCGAGAGTGCCGAGGTGCACTCAAGCATGCCCCGTATGCAGCAGGAGAGAGCGGCACCTCCCACCTTGGAGGAGAAAGCCGAGGAGATTCGGCAGTACCTCCAGGAGCTAAAGGAGAATGCTCAGAGGGAATTGAATACGAATGACGCCAACCTCAAGATCTTTTGCCGTAGAACCAACTGCACCTGGAAGGTGGTCCGGGTATGTACCTATGTGCGTGATAATATCATTGTGCGTTTATAAATGTTTAGTATATATATTTCATATGTGTGTCATTTGACTTTCTCTGCAGATAAGGAAGCTTAACAGAATGATTGTTACACTCGGCGAGAATCTATTTAGGTTTTCGTTGAGTAGGTTGATGAGAAATAAGGAGCGTGCTGATGAATGTGTGATTGAGAAAACACAAGTGCATGGTCAAATCACCAGAGATATGGACAAGGGTAAAAACACTGAAAATGGAGCTGGTCCTTCCCATGCCAAGAAGAAGCGTCGTGGTGCCAGATAGATACACTACTATTGTAATTCATGCCGACACCACATCCTAATACGTGTGGTAATTTGTTAAGTCAATAATAATGTACGCTCGATCGTACACTACAAATAAATATTGTAAGAGCATTTATACAATTATATTAATCATGTTTTATACATGTGATATGTGATGTGTGATCCTTTGTTATATATGTGCGCGTGCGGCTAATAGATAGGAGTATAGTACAGAAAATTATGGTTCTGAATTCTGACCCCCTTCACACAGTCAGCTAATGCATGGCGAATATTTGTAACCACAGATAAAAAAAAGTTGCACACTAATAAATAGTGTTCTTTCAAATCACTAGCTACATAAAAGATTTCTATGCAGAACCGAGAAGCTACTTCGCATAATTCAAATATGTTTCGCAATTAATGTAAGCTTTTACGCTATAAATCAACATTATAAGACCATTATTTATACGATTATATTAATCATGTATTATACATTCGATGTCTAATGTGTGATCCTTTGTTATATATGTGCGGCTTGCGGCTAATAGATACAGTATATTACTAAAAATTACGGTTCTGAATTCTGATCCCCTTCACACAGTCAGCATGGCGATCTTTGTATTCACTGAAAAATCAAAATTGCACACTAAATAGTATTCTTTAGTTTGATATGTAGAACCGAACAAGATACCTCACATCATTCAGATATGTTTTTGCAATTAAAGGTTTAACGAAGATAATTCAAATAGCTTCCAACCCTCAATAAGCTATTGCTACCAAAATCCATCTCTCCCTATTTAAAAAAAAGACAACATATTAGACAAAGCAAATGTTGTTTTATGCATAGCAATGCCTTGTGTACATCTGAGTGTAGCACACACTCTTCAAGGAGAAATACTCGGGGTTTCCCACCCccgaaggaagaagatgaggatTAAAATTTCAAACTATTAAAGTTATGTTTGCTAAGAGGGTGTCAAACACCAAGGGCTTTCCTCctttttgacaaaaaagacaatccGAATTTGTGTATAAATACCTCCTGTCCATGGAGGAAAAAAACATATTGATTGTGTCAGTTGCCCAAGCTCTTGAATGGGATGATGGTACGATCGATGGACACAAGAAACTCAATT encodes:
- the LOC127304852 gene encoding uncharacterized protein, which codes for MHLQHQQHSPAALIQGQQMFGESQACDIAELHQLIDEALARGFDDEIPMPAPIAHVPHDFQAAPFHYVQHPQDPVTALLHQQTLGEGDASAFGFHDQMPMPAPIAQGQHDFQFQAAPSDYVQHPQHQDPVTDLQQQHILGEASGYGFQDQMPMQANIAQGLHDFQAAPSDYVQHHQDQDPMTAIQHRQILGEASTFGFHDQMPMQANIAQGQHGFQAGPSDYVQHPQLPATAVLPPQVIGESPAFGLHDQILGDASAFNFHDQLLMPAPIADGQHGFQAAPADYVQHPQLPTTAVLPQQVIGESQVFGLNDQLLADASAVGFHDQLPMLAPIADGQHGFQAGPSDYVQHLQVPDADIQSEQIIFEASAYGLQDQLPTPPSGGSEEDVFSLPPIDDSSEMMQEYLMDNVAVEFVSDQAVNHAGGSGATGLMEDEMDFVPLWPGRLECDHCHVLGKIRSQSETRQVFIFLHSAADGSIQHAIMEINYHGDDIQAPKLYIDFSRQTREFVLNFIRNKVELLRKETGGAVLDSHEVAQNSNIIEAPPPSPPQDAEPSMEATADNNVIVNGLPEPPVFQSFDEDQENQPSESAEVHSSMPRMQQERAAPPTLEEKAEEIRQYLQELKENAQRELNTNDANLKIFCRRTNCTWKVVRVCTYVRDNIIVRL